A window of Psychromonas sp. CNPT3 contains these coding sequences:
- the dhaL gene encoding dihydroxyacetone kinase subunit DhaL: protein MNNETISKEQLLAWLFYCAQSFNKECLFLTQLDTDIGDADHGINMKRGFDRVADKLSGLEKQQISDILKTTGMILSFSIGGASGPLYSSFFMRASQAVINKEKLNLEDLLCMLSAGLDGIIERGRAQPGDKTLCDVWWPAIDAGQQALDNNLPLNIALQNICQRAEEAVTRTIEMQAKKGIASYLGARSVGYQDPGATSTLLILKALKKAQLES, encoded by the coding sequence ATGAATAATGAAACTATCAGCAAAGAACAACTACTGGCTTGGCTTTTCTATTGCGCGCAAAGTTTTAACAAAGAGTGTCTGTTTTTAACGCAACTCGATACAGATATTGGCGATGCCGATCATGGTATTAATATGAAGCGTGGTTTCGATCGCGTTGCAGATAAACTATCCGGATTAGAAAAACAACAAATAAGCGATATACTAAAAACAACGGGCATGATCTTATCCTTCAGTATTGGTGGCGCAAGTGGTCCTTTGTATAGCAGCTTTTTTATGCGTGCATCACAAGCGGTCATTAATAAAGAAAAGCTTAACTTAGAAGATTTACTCTGCATGTTAAGTGCAGGTCTGGACGGCATTATTGAGCGAGGCAGGGCCCAACCCGGTGATAAAACGCTGTGTGATGTTTGGTGGCCAGCTATCGACGCAGGCCAACAAGCTCTTGATAACAATTTACCCTTAAATATCGCATTACAAAACATCTGCCAACGTGCAGAAGAAGCCGTCACCCGCACGATTGAAATGCAAGCTAAAAAAGGCATAGCAAGTTACTTAGGCGCCCGTAGTGTGGGTTACCAAGATCCGGGAGCAACCTCGACGCTGTTAATCTTAAAAGCACTGAAAAAAGCACAATTAGAAAGCTAA
- a CDS encoding ribonucleoside-diphosphate reductase subunit alpha produces MEWLTPHSRQFLAGGYLSEGQSAEERIREIADRAEKILGMEGFSDKFYGYMEAGFYSLSSPVWSNFGKDSGLPVSCFGSSITDDIGNILFTEAEVGMMSKLGGGTSAYFGHLRHRGATIKNNGVSSGAPHFMQLFETMVDVVSQGSVRRGRFAAYLPIEHKDANEFLDIGSEGNVIQNLTHGITVTDAWLQKMIEGDKEKRVLWAKVIQRRNEMGYPYILFSDNANNQTVDTYKKHDLKINASNLCTEIMLPAHDKWSFVCVLSSINLLHYEKWKDTDAVETLIYFLDAVVTEFLDKLEEYRDSNERADQLVFLFMEKAYNFCKSNRALGMGVLGWHSLLQQEMLPWEGRDAAKLNLEIFKLIKQKSYQASASLADKFGEPSILEGYGRRNATLNAIAPTTSSAFILGQVSQGIEPIWSNCYVKDISKIKTTIKNPFLEKLLEEKGFNTKQVWLDIRDHDGSVQHLDFLTEEEKKVFKTFPEIDQMSIIDQASTRQTYIDQGQSLNLMIHPDTPVKDINQLYLSAWKMGIKSLYYQHSMNAAQKLNQQRSNCKACEG; encoded by the coding sequence ATGGAATGGTTAACACCCCATAGCCGTCAATTTTTGGCTGGCGGATATTTAAGTGAAGGGCAGAGTGCTGAAGAGCGTATTCGTGAAATAGCAGATCGCGCAGAGAAAATACTTGGCATGGAAGGTTTTTCTGACAAGTTTTATGGTTATATGGAAGCCGGATTTTATTCACTTTCATCCCCTGTTTGGTCTAATTTCGGTAAAGACAGTGGCTTACCTGTCAGTTGTTTCGGCTCTAGTATTACGGATGATATAGGTAATATTTTATTTACTGAAGCAGAAGTCGGCATGATGTCAAAATTAGGAGGCGGTACCTCTGCTTATTTTGGGCACTTACGTCATAGAGGGGCCACGATCAAAAATAATGGTGTTTCATCAGGCGCACCGCATTTTATGCAGCTGTTTGAAACAATGGTTGATGTGGTCAGTCAAGGCTCGGTAAGAAGAGGGCGTTTCGCTGCATATTTACCGATTGAACATAAAGACGCTAATGAATTTTTAGATATTGGTAGTGAAGGCAATGTGATTCAAAATCTCACTCATGGGATCACGGTAACAGATGCTTGGTTACAAAAAATGATAGAGGGTGATAAGGAAAAGCGGGTACTTTGGGCGAAAGTGATACAACGTAGAAATGAAATGGGCTATCCATACATTTTGTTTTCTGACAATGCGAATAATCAAACGGTAGATACATACAAAAAACATGATCTAAAGATTAATGCGAGTAATTTATGTACTGAAATTATGCTTCCGGCGCATGATAAATGGTCATTTGTTTGTGTTTTATCTTCAATTAACTTACTCCATTATGAAAAATGGAAAGATACAGATGCCGTTGAAACGCTCATCTATTTTCTAGATGCCGTGGTGACAGAATTTTTAGATAAATTAGAAGAGTATCGAGATTCAAATGAGCGTGCCGATCAATTGGTTTTCTTGTTTATGGAGAAAGCTTATAATTTTTGTAAAAGTAATCGTGCATTGGGAATGGGGGTATTAGGTTGGCATTCTTTGTTGCAACAAGAAATGCTCCCTTGGGAAGGTCGAGATGCCGCTAAGTTAAATTTAGAAATATTCAAACTTATTAAACAAAAATCGTATCAAGCGTCTGCATCTTTGGCGGATAAATTCGGTGAACCGAGTATTCTCGAAGGCTATGGGCGTCGAAATGCAACACTCAATGCCATCGCTCCTACGACATCATCCGCCTTTATTCTTGGGCAAGTGTCGCAAGGCATTGAGCCTATATGGTCAAATTGTTATGTTAAAGATATCTCTAAAATTAAAACGACGATTAAAAATCCATTCTTAGAAAAATTATTAGAAGAAAAAGGTTTTAATACGAAACAAGTTTGGTTGGATATTCGAGATCATGATGGCTCAGTGCAGCATTTAGACTTCTTAACCGAGGAAGAAAAAAAGGTATTTAAAACGTTCCCTGAAATAGACCAAATGAGTATTATTGATCAAGCCTCGACGCGGCAGACCTATATTGACCAAGGTCAGTCATTAAATCTTATGATACATCCTGACACTCCCGTGAAAGATATCAACCAACTCTATCTTTCAGCTTGGAAGATGGGGATAAAATCGCTGTATTACCAGCACAGTATGAATGCGGCGCAAAAACTGAATCAACAGCGCAGTAACTGTAAGGCCTGCGAAGGGTAA
- a CDS encoding CehA/McbA family metallohydrolase produces MFTFSDELTFGHRILTFNVPAHTHSIELTGTTVKKGLLYAYLYDSNKKLRANLMFEKRNTDVVISKDCASLGGFSGEIPEGDWQLQIYNLEGENRNPKAMSYAVEVNFNVPEKSLQVATELSCTKDNQIVFDYDKQKRAGAAWYKGDLHAHSQLSDGNNSLEAAGEIVEQQGLDFFFLTDHNICHPELPILKNTLILPSLEITTGKGHFNVHGARRGLNMFNADYRASALIEQGLTLGDGEPCNISVNHPAMKPWHWVYSEMLLTNINTLEVCCDPTWPTSPKATEEALEIFTEIWKSGHCIAAVGGSDSHLEPHERYANATVPSIYGDPATFVYAQGLSGNAIINGLRSGNVYLERQCQLDFTINNGDFLPGQDVGNECIDFMLAVKDESIAYYAECFIDGKIVAYYPLSTKSLHIQFDMSEHAWVRFDIRRGECIDGKVACRGEFEGVINPIYNGTHRLFKEPLVATWSELMVRVEHNREPLATKPSKYKN; encoded by the coding sequence ATGTTTACATTTTCTGACGAATTAACCTTTGGCCATCGTATTCTTACGTTTAATGTGCCCGCTCATACGCATTCAATTGAGTTAACTGGCACCACAGTCAAAAAAGGTCTCTTATACGCTTATCTGTATGATAGTAATAAAAAATTGCGTGCAAATTTAATGTTTGAAAAACGTAATACCGACGTAGTGATCAGTAAAGATTGTGCTTCATTAGGTGGTTTTTCGGGAGAGATCCCAGAGGGAGATTGGCAATTACAGATTTATAATCTGGAAGGTGAGAACCGCAACCCTAAGGCGATGTCTTATGCTGTTGAAGTTAATTTTAATGTGCCTGAAAAATCATTACAAGTAGCCACAGAGTTATCTTGTACAAAAGACAATCAGATTGTTTTTGATTATGATAAACAAAAACGTGCGGGTGCAGCTTGGTATAAAGGCGATTTACATGCACACTCGCAACTTTCGGATGGTAATAATAGTTTAGAAGCGGCGGGTGAGATTGTTGAGCAACAAGGCCTCGATTTTTTCTTTTTAACAGATCACAATATTTGTCATCCTGAATTACCTATTTTAAAAAACACATTAATTCTCCCCAGTCTTGAGATAACAACGGGTAAAGGGCATTTTAATGTTCACGGGGCCCGTCGCGGTTTAAATATGTTTAATGCCGATTACCGTGCCAGTGCGTTGATTGAGCAAGGGCTGACATTAGGCGATGGAGAGCCGTGTAATATCAGCGTTAATCATCCTGCCATGAAACCTTGGCATTGGGTTTATAGTGAAATGTTATTAACCAATATTAATACATTAGAGGTTTGTTGTGATCCTACTTGGCCCACCTCTCCAAAAGCCACAGAAGAAGCATTAGAAATATTTACAGAGATATGGAAGTCAGGACATTGTATTGCAGCGGTAGGGGGCAGTGATTCACACCTTGAACCACATGAGCGTTACGCCAATGCAACTGTACCTTCTATTTATGGCGATCCTGCTACTTTTGTCTATGCACAAGGGTTAAGTGGTAATGCCATTATTAATGGGTTACGTAGTGGTAATGTCTACCTAGAGCGTCAATGCCAGTTAGATTTTACTATCAATAATGGTGATTTTTTGCCCGGACAGGATGTGGGCAATGAATGTATTGATTTTATGCTGGCCGTAAAAGATGAATCTATCGCCTATTACGCCGAATGTTTTATCGATGGGAAAATAGTGGCTTATTATCCGCTCTCCACTAAATCGTTGCATATTCAGTTTGATATGAGCGAGCATGCATGGGTACGTTTCGATATTCGTCGTGGTGAGTGTATCGATGGAAAAGTTGCGTGTCGTGGTGAATTTGAAGGCGTGATAAATCCTATTTATAACGGGACACATCGTTTATTTAAAGAGCCGTTAGTGGCTACATGGAGTGAATTAATGGTGCGTGTAGAGCATAACAGAGAGCCTCTCGCAACGAAACCCTCTAAATATAAAAACTAA
- a CDS encoding MFS transporter: MKILEKIGFTSNKKFYGFLSIVMSGQIMYSAFEAFKGTFYNLLLEVLSITNTEIGVLFTLIGSAMFFYIPAGWVNNRFPVKNILMISLFVRFLSLMSIIIFAPGFSYLVVIAGLWGVIDAIFWPAVLNGVTLMSGDKNKGMAFGLLESVRRGAEMGMNAGVIAVMALLGGSILVFQGAIVFYTLLILPMIFCVWKFVPNNEFDVEAGQNKNKEALKGLAYVFKMPTLWLAALTSLTVYWTYITLIYTVPYLQAVFGLTTTQAAFFGIVNTAAMGILAGLVSGFIADFIFKSSIKMMLVALALTATCLAITIMLPKSADMLMINMVLLVCFSFSSFLAKSIILAPIAESGVPKKYSGAAMSVGSFAAYASIFWAYTLNGWIIDNYPAIEAYEMIFAIGAIVSLVGMVFSILLLLLKKKQALADQQPELATTESE; this comes from the coding sequence ATGAAAATATTAGAAAAAATTGGTTTTACTTCCAATAAGAAATTTTATGGCTTTCTATCGATAGTGATGTCTGGGCAGATCATGTACTCTGCTTTTGAGGCTTTTAAAGGCACATTTTATAACTTGTTATTGGAAGTATTAAGCATTACTAATACAGAAATTGGGGTGTTATTTACCTTGATTGGATCCGCAATGTTTTTCTACATACCTGCTGGGTGGGTCAACAACCGTTTCCCAGTAAAAAACATTCTGATGATCAGTTTGTTTGTGCGTTTTTTAAGTTTGATGTCAATCATAATTTTTGCTCCTGGGTTTAGTTACTTAGTTGTGATCGCAGGATTATGGGGCGTGATAGATGCCATATTTTGGCCCGCGGTACTTAATGGTGTGACATTAATGTCGGGTGATAAAAATAAAGGCATGGCATTTGGACTACTTGAATCGGTACGTCGTGGTGCTGAAATGGGAATGAATGCCGGTGTTATTGCAGTGATGGCTCTTTTAGGGGGATCTATTTTAGTCTTCCAAGGTGCGATTGTATTTTATACCTTGCTTATTTTACCTATGATTTTTTGTGTATGGAAATTTGTGCCGAACAATGAGTTTGATGTTGAAGCGGGACAAAACAAAAATAAAGAAGCGTTAAAAGGTCTGGCGTATGTATTTAAAATGCCGACACTATGGCTTGCCGCGTTAACTTCTTTAACCGTATATTGGACTTATATTACCCTTATTTACACGGTGCCATATCTACAAGCGGTATTTGGTTTAACCACCACTCAAGCTGCTTTCTTTGGTATCGTCAATACTGCTGCCATGGGGATCCTCGCCGGATTGGTGAGTGGTTTTATTGCGGACTTTATTTTCAAGTCATCCATAAAAATGATGCTAGTGGCGCTTGCGCTCACCGCAACGTGTCTTGCCATTACCATCATGTTGCCTAAATCTGCAGATATGTTGATGATAAACATGGTGTTGTTAGTGTGTTTCTCTTTCAGCTCATTTTTGGCAAAAAGTATCATTCTGGCCCCCATTGCAGAATCAGGTGTCCCTAAAAAATACAGCGGTGCAGCTATGAGTGTCGGATCGTTTGCCGCTTACGCTTCTATCTTTTGGGCATATACCTTAAACGGTTGGATCATCGATAATTATCCTGCTATTGAAGCGTATGAAATGATATTTGCCATTGGTGCGATTGTTTCACTCGTCGGTATGGTATTTTCTATTCTTCTACTGTTATTGAAAAAGAAACAAGCATTAGCAGATCAACAACCGGAACTGGCCACAACAGAGTCAGAGTAG
- the dhaK gene encoding dihydroxyacetone kinase subunit DhaK translates to MKKFINKVEDIVTEQLEGLYLAHPDLKVSTHPRYIWRDNNNHVALIAGGGNGHEPMHAGYIGKGMLTGACPGEVFTSPTPDQMYECGQQLDNGHGILFFIKNYTSDVLNFETAVEMLHFDGVKVGAVLIDDDVAVKDSLYTSGRRGVAGTVIIEKVVGAAAEQGYDLTQCELLARRINNGTRTFGVALTACTVPATGSPSFILADNEIEFGVGIHGESGIERRQYTDLNSLVEQMLQQIINSPLYTREIREWDRMLGVWQEHQVTSEPFSSDDQYIVLVNGLGATPNAELYGVFRCLHQSCQQHSINITRNLIGNYCTSLDMEGFSITFVKVDKEILTLWDAPVNTPALRWGC, encoded by the coding sequence ATGAAAAAGTTTATTAATAAAGTCGAAGATATTGTGACAGAACAACTTGAAGGTCTTTATTTAGCTCATCCCGACTTAAAGGTATCAACCCACCCTCGTTATATCTGGCGCGATAATAATAATCACGTTGCGCTTATTGCAGGTGGTGGTAATGGTCATGAACCCATGCACGCAGGTTATATTGGCAAAGGTATGCTTACGGGGGCTTGCCCGGGCGAAGTGTTTACCTCGCCAACCCCCGATCAAATGTACGAATGTGGCCAACAACTTGATAATGGTCATGGGATCCTCTTTTTTATTAAAAACTACACCAGCGATGTACTCAATTTTGAAACCGCGGTTGAAATGTTGCATTTTGATGGTGTGAAAGTGGGCGCGGTGCTTATTGATGATGATGTCGCAGTTAAAGACAGCTTATATACCTCCGGCCGCCGAGGCGTTGCAGGTACCGTGATCATTGAAAAAGTGGTGGGAGCTGCCGCTGAGCAAGGATATGATTTAACGCAGTGTGAATTATTAGCGAGGCGTATTAATAATGGTACACGAACTTTTGGGGTTGCCTTAACCGCTTGTACGGTTCCTGCTACGGGAAGCCCCTCTTTTATACTCGCTGATAATGAAATCGAATTTGGGGTGGGTATTCATGGGGAATCGGGTATTGAACGACGTCAATATACAGATCTTAATTCTCTGGTTGAACAGATGCTTCAGCAGATCATAAATAGCCCTCTTTATACGCGTGAAATTAGAGAATGGGATCGTATGCTTGGGGTGTGGCAAGAGCATCAAGTAACTAGCGAACCTTTTTCAAGTGACGATCAATACATTGTATTAGTCAATGGACTTGGTGCAACACCGAATGCTGAATTATATGGCGTATTTCGCTGTTTACACCAATCTTGTCAGCAACATTCTATCAATATAACACGCAACCTGATCGGAAATTATTGTACCTCTTTGGATATGGAAGGCTTTTCAATCACCTTTGTAAAAGTAGATAAAGAGATATTGACGCTATGGGATGCGCCAGTCAATACACCGGCTTTACGTTGGGGATGCTAG
- the dhaR gene encoding dihydroxyacetone kinase operon transcriptional regulator DhaR, with the protein MPNSSPFNVESVFTCWKFFQKHRWVSPEFTHSPIHDSWDRCIRQCSAYEWHKPNVASGNTLRSFVHRNNEIVAISETVLEDAYRMLEPKDCALFVTDATGCSLAILGSEKSIEQAKQLGFKLGAFWTEGRVGTNAVSLSLHTHQPETVFSAQHFNQNLHGYGCHAAPVFDIDGRLKACLLLFTDMENYQPSDAALITSCAKEVSSLVQLENSLSDSNLILNQRNAVLECMDDGIIAWDKDLRITLMNDQAASKFKLKKEHIIGSLLHKIIMLPPVIKQGIKNREKLSHLEITFECQGEFIEALVTLRPLSNAGFLFFIHPLETIRRFAQRNIDNNVELSFDSLVTHSKKMKKVQTIAKRAAKTKNPILLRGEDGVGKNKIAQAMHHLSDNSKGPFIIVNCKVIQAENMVRELLGCDEGEGKLSKFELANGGTIYLEQVEFLSSEVQSALLQMLKNNLFMRTSSNRMIPVNFQLITSTSADLEQYVNQGTFRRHLYYAISAVELNIPSLRHRQEDIVELVHRQLLRLEKRYKTSLSITDEALQLLLHYSWPGNLSELQNKIEKIVLNRSGDLITIDDFPSQLLEEPIKGELSAKGYIQSLEAIEKQAIQQAWDHFDGRVNEIATALQIGRTTLWRKLKKYQISPKIND; encoded by the coding sequence ATGCCAAATAGTAGTCCTTTTAATGTTGAAAGTGTATTCACGTGCTGGAAGTTTTTCCAAAAGCACCGTTGGGTTTCTCCTGAATTTACTCATTCTCCAATTCATGACTCTTGGGATCGCTGCATACGTCAATGCTCTGCTTATGAATGGCATAAACCCAATGTTGCATCAGGTAATACATTGCGCTCATTTGTGCATCGTAATAATGAAATAGTCGCTATTTCTGAAACGGTATTAGAAGATGCTTATCGTATGTTAGAGCCCAAAGATTGTGCCTTATTTGTGACCGATGCAACGGGGTGTAGTCTCGCAATTTTAGGCTCAGAGAAAAGCATTGAACAAGCAAAGCAACTTGGATTTAAACTCGGTGCATTTTGGACTGAAGGGCGAGTGGGTACTAATGCAGTCAGCCTTAGCCTGCATACTCATCAGCCAGAAACCGTTTTTTCAGCGCAACATTTTAATCAAAACCTGCATGGTTATGGTTGTCATGCGGCGCCTGTTTTTGATATTGATGGGCGCCTTAAAGCTTGTCTTTTATTATTTACTGATATGGAAAATTATCAGCCGTCCGATGCCGCTTTAATCACCTCTTGTGCCAAAGAAGTCAGTAGTTTAGTGCAGTTAGAGAATAGCTTATCTGATTCAAATCTAATTTTAAACCAGCGCAATGCGGTATTAGAATGTATGGATGATGGCATTATTGCTTGGGATAAAGATCTGCGTATTACCTTAATGAACGATCAAGCAGCCAGTAAATTTAAGTTAAAAAAAGAACATATTATTGGCTCGTTATTACATAAAATCATCATGTTACCTCCTGTTATTAAGCAAGGTATAAAAAACAGAGAAAAGCTTTCTCATCTGGAAATTACCTTTGAATGCCAAGGTGAATTTATAGAGGCGTTAGTCACTTTAAGACCCCTTTCTAATGCGGGTTTTCTCTTTTTTATTCATCCACTTGAAACGATTCGCCGTTTTGCTCAGCGTAATATTGATAACAATGTTGAGCTTAGTTTTGATTCCTTAGTGACTCACTCTAAAAAAATGAAAAAAGTGCAAACGATTGCCAAAAGAGCGGCTAAAACAAAAAATCCTATTTTATTACGCGGTGAAGATGGCGTCGGAAAAAATAAAATTGCACAAGCGATGCACCACCTTAGTGACAATAGTAAAGGCCCTTTTATCATTGTTAATTGTAAAGTTATTCAAGCTGAAAATATGGTGCGAGAGTTACTCGGGTGTGATGAAGGTGAGGGAAAATTATCAAAATTTGAATTAGCAAATGGAGGGACGATTTATTTAGAACAGGTGGAGTTTCTGAGCTCCGAAGTACAGTCTGCTTTGTTGCAGATGCTAAAAAACAACCTGTTCATGCGTACCAGTAGTAATCGTATGATCCCCGTTAATTTCCAATTGATCACCTCTACCAGTGCAGATCTAGAGCAGTATGTTAACCAAGGTACTTTTAGACGTCACCTTTATTATGCGATCAGTGCTGTTGAGCTCAACATCCCCTCTCTAAGGCACCGCCAAGAAGATATTGTTGAGTTAGTACATCGTCAACTTCTACGTTTAGAAAAGCGTTACAAGACGAGTCTGTCGATTACAGATGAAGCATTACAACTACTGCTTCATTATTCATGGCCTGGTAACCTTTCTGAATTGCAAAATAAAATAGAAAAAATAGTATTAAATCGCTCTGGAGATTTAATCACTATTGATGACTTTCCAAGTCAATTATTGGAAGAGCCAATTAAAGGGGAGTTATCTGCTAAAGGTTATATTCAAAGCCTTGAAGCGATCGAGAAACAAGCGATTCAACAGGCTTGGGATCATTTTGATGGGCGAGTGAATGAAATCGCGACGGCATTACAAATTGGACGCACAACCTTGTGGCGTAAATTAAAAAAATATCAAATATCCCCAAAAATAAATGACTGA
- the hflX gene encoding GTPase HflX — MSITTADHSVTRALLISIRTPDLTQLDVDESLSELGRLVTTLGFVVVGKQTQRQQSTKLLSVLGSGKLEELATMTNDEELPLQDEAQVNFNQEQVSDLLAESETQEMANVVVFDCELSPNQLRSVELALGVEVYDRTRVIIEIFSKHARTRTAKLQVEIARLNYLTPRIRDENSGDRERQKGSWIGESAFEINRRRIRDKIASLKRELIKLQGEMQGRRSGRVEQQCVALVGYTNAGKSSLMRALTDSEVLVEDKLFATLDTTVRTLQPPTQPRILISDTVGFIKKLPHDLVASFHSTLEEAKDAALLLYVVDASDVNFKSQLAVVDHVLGELNVDLSNKILLLNKVDCISEERQLELLNEYPDALQISTRDKADVAMVHQEIQTFLEKKMCAACFNIPYTASGIMGEIHSKMQVIDEQYHEDGMRLTVKASPVALERLHKMLQTSFNK; from the coding sequence ATGTCGATCACCACAGCAGATCACTCTGTTACCCGCGCCTTACTAATTTCTATTCGTACGCCTGATCTTACGCAATTGGACGTGGACGAGTCATTATCTGAATTAGGTCGATTAGTGACGACCTTAGGATTTGTGGTCGTTGGCAAGCAAACGCAGCGCCAGCAATCTACCAAGCTGCTCTCGGTATTAGGCTCTGGTAAACTCGAAGAGTTAGCTACGATGACTAATGACGAAGAATTACCCCTACAAGATGAAGCTCAGGTTAACTTTAACCAAGAGCAAGTAAGCGATTTATTAGCCGAGTCCGAAACCCAAGAGATGGCTAATGTAGTGGTATTCGATTGCGAACTAAGCCCTAATCAATTACGTAGTGTTGAACTGGCATTAGGTGTTGAGGTTTACGACCGTACGCGCGTTATTATCGAAATATTTAGTAAACATGCACGTACACGTACCGCTAAATTACAAGTAGAAATCGCACGACTTAACTACTTAACGCCACGTATCCGTGACGAAAATAGTGGAGATCGTGAACGTCAAAAAGGGAGTTGGATTGGTGAATCGGCCTTTGAAATTAATCGTCGTCGTATTCGCGATAAAATCGCCAGTTTAAAACGTGAGTTAATAAAGTTACAAGGCGAGATGCAAGGTCGCCGTAGTGGTCGTGTTGAGCAGCAGTGTGTCGCGCTAGTAGGTTACACCAATGCCGGTAAGTCATCATTAATGCGCGCCTTAACTGACTCCGAAGTCTTAGTAGAAGATAAGTTATTTGCGACCTTAGATACGACAGTGCGTACTCTACAGCCTCCCACGCAGCCACGTATTCTAATTTCAGATACGGTTGGTTTTATTAAAAAACTGCCACATGATTTAGTGGCATCATTCCATTCAACCTTAGAAGAAGCTAAAGATGCGGCGTTACTGCTTTATGTCGTCGATGCATCCGATGTCAATTTCAAATCACAACTGGCGGTTGTTGATCATGTATTAGGTGAATTGAATGTTGATTTGAGTAACAAGATACTGTTACTCAATAAGGTTGATTGTATTAGCGAAGAACGTCAATTAGAGCTATTAAACGAATACCCTGATGCCTTACAAATCAGCACCCGTGATAAAGCCGATGTGGCGATGGTTCATCAGGAAATTCAAACCTTCCTGGAAAAGAAAATGTGTGCAGCTTGTTTTAATATTCCATATACCGCTAGCGGTATCATGGGAGAGATCCACAGTAAAATGCAGGTTATCGATGAGCAATATCATGAAGATGGTATGCGTTTAACGGTTAAAGCAAGCCCGGTTGCGTTAGAGCGTTTGCATAAAATGTTGCAAACGTCTTTTAATAAGTAA
- a CDS encoding ribonucleotide-diphosphate reductase subunit beta translates to MYISHVTKRDGSVKTFKIDKIKVAIHKAMQAADSGNLDDVDNISQKVLDVIESIKHTDSRYIPSIEGIQNIVEEQLMGSGFHKVAKAYILYRNEHSKDRKHNIFEKRINLKPYEYPEILEYVDAIRHSYWIHTEFNFTSDIQDFKVRLSHPEREVIKRTMLAISQIEVSVKTFWGNIYTKMPKPEIGSVGATFAESEVRHHDAYSHLLEILGLNDEFSKLEENPDIMTRVRYLESALKHANSEDNKEYSESILLFSLFIEHVSLFSQFLIIMSFNKYKNMLKGISNVVEATSKEEQLHGNFGIDLIQIIKQENPSWFNEEYQQSVRTLCLQAFKSESKIIDWIYAEGELDFIPKAQVKEFIKNRFNQSLQSIDIEKVFEIDEKLLEKTEWFDDEIIGTKHGDFFVKRSINYNKRSKSVTSEDLF, encoded by the coding sequence ATGTATATTTCACATGTGACTAAGCGTGATGGTTCAGTTAAAACATTTAAAATTGATAAGATTAAAGTTGCGATACATAAAGCAATGCAGGCTGCAGATAGTGGAAATCTAGATGATGTCGATAATATTAGTCAGAAGGTATTAGACGTCATTGAAAGTATTAAACATACAGATAGTCGTTATATTCCCTCAATTGAAGGCATACAGAACATTGTTGAAGAACAATTGATGGGATCAGGATTTCATAAGGTAGCCAAAGCTTACATACTTTATCGCAATGAGCATTCAAAGGATCGTAAGCATAATATCTTTGAAAAACGCATAAACTTAAAGCCTTATGAATACCCCGAAATATTAGAATATGTCGATGCTATTCGCCATTCATACTGGATCCATACAGAATTTAACTTTACGAGTGACATTCAAGATTTTAAAGTCCGCTTAAGTCACCCAGAAAGGGAAGTGATTAAACGCACTATGCTCGCTATTTCTCAAATTGAGGTGTCAGTTAAAACCTTTTGGGGAAACATATATACGAAAATGCCAAAACCCGAAATCGGCTCTGTAGGTGCTACATTCGCTGAATCTGAAGTACGTCATCATGATGCCTATTCGCACCTGTTAGAGATATTGGGGTTAAATGATGAATTCTCCAAATTAGAAGAAAACCCTGACATTATGACACGCGTTCGTTACCTCGAGTCGGCGTTGAAGCATGCCAATAGTGAGGACAATAAAGAATATTCTGAATCTATTTTATTATTTTCACTCTTCATCGAACATGTCTCTTTGTTCTCTCAGTTTCTCATTATTATGTCCTTCAATAAGTATAAAAACATGCTCAAAGGGATATCGAATGTTGTCGAGGCGACGTCAAAAGAAGAACAGCTACACGGCAATTTTGGTATAGATTTAATTCAAATTATTAAACAAGAAAACCCATCTTGGTTTAATGAGGAATACCAACAGAGTGTGCGGACGTTATGCTTACAAGCCTTTAAATCAGAGTCAAAAATTATCGATTGGATTTATGCAGAAGGTGAGCTTGACTTCATTCCCAAAGCACAAGTGAAAGAGTTTATTAAAAACCGATTTAATCAATCATTACAAAGTATAGATATTGAAAAAGTATTTGAAATTGATGAAAAGCTTTTAGAAAAAACTGAATGGTTTGATGATGAAATAATTGGTACAAAACATGGGGATTTCTTTGTAAAACGTTCTATTAATTATAATAAACGCAGTAAAAGTGTGACTAGCGAAGATCTGTTTTAG